In Malus sylvestris chromosome 15, drMalSylv7.2, whole genome shotgun sequence, a single genomic region encodes these proteins:
- the LOC126602958 gene encoding uncharacterized protein LOC126602958, whose amino-acid sequence MDIDAAGLHRKLQLNELEEVRNEAYEKSRIYKEKTKAFHDRMIRSKTLSIGQKVLLFNSRIRLFPVQIQSLKTQQEFKVNGHRLKPYFTPFEEETVEEVNLQPVGPIQA is encoded by the exons ATGGACATTGATGCCGCAGGTCTTCATAGGAAACTTCAATTGAACGAGCTTGAGGAAGTTCGGAATGAAGCTTACGAGAAGTCTcgtatttacaaggagaaaacgaaggcattccatgatcGGATGATTCGAAGCAAGACGCTCTCTatcgggcagaaagtgctacttTTCAATTCTCGCATTCGATTATTTCcag ttcaaattcaaagtttgaagacgcaACAAGAGTTCAAAGTCAATGGACATCGGTTGAAGCCATATTTCACACCTTTTGAGGAGGAGACCGTGGAGGAAGTCAACCTCCAACCCGTGGGCCCTATTCAAGCTTGA